TGCTCGCCCTGGCCCTCGCGGGCACACCGCCCCTGCTGGTCCTGGACGAGCCCACGAGCGCGATGGACGTCGAGGGCCGCCGAGCCTTCTGGACGACGATGCGCTCGCTGGCCGAGCGCGGGCACACCGTCGTCTTCGCCACCCACCACCTCGACGAGGCCGACGCGGTGGCCGACCGGGTGGTGGTCGTCGACGGCGGCCGCATCGTGGCCGACGGGACCTCCGCGCAGGTCAAGTCCGGGATCGCCGGGCGCACCGTGCGCTTCTCCTGCCCCGACCGCGCCGGGCTCGACCGCCTGCCCGGGGTGACCGCCGTGGGCGGCAGCGGCGGGGTCGTCGAGCTCGCGACCACCGACGCCGAGGCCACCCTGCGCGCACTGCTGGCCACCCGCGACCGGCTGCCCGACCTGGAGGTCCGGGGCGCCAGCCTCGAGCAGGCCTTCCTCACCCTCACCGGAGGCACCCGATGACCGACCTGTTCCTCTTCCAGCTGCGCCGGGTCACCCGCTCCTGGCAGTACCTGTTCTTCACCGTCCTGCTGCCGGCGCTGTTCACCGTCTTCTTCACCAAGGTCTTCGGCGGGCAGGCCGTCAGCGCCGCGGAGTACCAGGACTACGCGCGCGACTACATGGTCTCGATGATGTGTTACGGCGGGCTGGGTGCGGCGCTGGGCGCCACCATCCGGCTCTCCTTCGACCGGGCCTCGGGCTGGCTGCGCCAGCTTCGGGTGCTGCCGATCCCCGGCCGGACCGTGGTGGCCGTCGACGTCGCCGTCGGGATGGTGCTGGTGCTCCCCAGCCTCGTCGTCGTCGCGCTGGTCGGCCGGTTCGTCAACGACGTCCAGCTGGGGCTGGGCACCTGGCTGGGTCTGCTCGGGGTGCTGTGGCTGGGCTCGGCTGCCTTCGTGGCGCTGGGCATGCTGCTGGGCCTGGCGCTGGAGGAGAAGGCCGCCGGGGCCGCCATCGGGATCCTCTCGGTGGTGCTGGCGGCGCTGGGCGGGCTGTGGATCCCGGTCTGGCTCTTCCCCGCCGGCCTGGAGCTGGTGGCCCACGCGACCCCCTCCTACTGGTACGGCGAGCTGGGTCGCGACGTGGTGGTCGGTGGCCAGCCGCTGCTGGCCGCGGTGGTGCTCGCCGGGTTCACCGCGCTGTTCGCCGTGGCCGCGCTCGCGGTGGCCTCGCGCCGTCCGCTGCACGCCGTCGCCGGCTGAGCGGGACACTGACCCCCGTGGAGCCCCTCGAGGACGTCCGGCCGCCCCTGTGGCGGCGGTTGGCCTGGTCGGTGCCGTGGCTGGTCTTCCAGGTCTTCCCGGTGCTCGACCTGGTGGGCACGCCCCGTCCGCTGGCCGCCCGGCTGGTGATCGCGGTGGCGCTGATCGCCTTCACCGGTGCCTACCTGAGCGTGCTGGGCCGCTTCGCCCGCCCGACCGGGGTGCGGCCGGACTTCGTCGTGGTCGTCGTCCTGGCGCTGGCGTTGTCCGCCGGCCTGGGCACCAGCTACGCGGGGCTGTGGATCTACGTCTCGGCGGCAGCCGCGGCCTCGCTGCCGCACCGGCTGGTCTGGCCGGTGACCGGCGCGGCGACGCTGGCCTCGCTGGTGGTCATCGTGTCCTGGCAGGACTGGACGTCGCTGTTCCTGCCGGTGCTCTGCCCGCTGACCGCGGCGACCCTGTGGGGCACCCGGCACCTGATCGTGGTCAACGCCGAGCTCCGCGAGGCCCGCGAGGAGCTCGCCCGCAACGCCGTCGCCGAGGAGCGGCTGCGCTTCGCCCGCGACCTGCACGACCTGCTCGGCCACTCCTTGTCGCTGATCGCGCTCAAGAGCGAGCTGGCCCGGCGGCTGGCCGGCGCCGACCCGGTGCGCGCGGCGGCCGAGATGGCCGACGTCGAGACCGCCGCGCGGCGCGCTCTGGCCGAGGTCCGCGACGCCGTCAGCGGCTACCGCCAGGTGAACTGCGCACAGGCGCTGGCCGAGGCGCGCGCTGCGCTGTCGGGGGCCGGCATCTCCTTCCGCGGCCCCGAGCGGGTCCCGGTGCTGCCCGGCCCGGTCGACGCGACGCTGGGCTGGGTGGTCCGCGAGGCCACGACGAACGTGCTGCGGCACAGCGGCGCCCGCCGGGTGGTGGTCACGCTCACCGAGGACGGCGTGAGCGCCACGCTGACCGTCACCGACGACGGCCGCGGCCCGGCCGAGGACACCGCGCCCGGGTCGGGGCTGCTCGGCCTGCGGGAGCGGACGACCGCCGTCGACGGCACTCTCGTCGGCGGCGCGGCCGACGGCGGCGGCTACCGGCTCGCCGCCACGGTCCCGCTGGTGCCCGCGCAGGTGACCGCGTGATCCGGGTGCTGCTCGCCGAGGACCAGCAGCTGGTCCGCGGGGCCCTGCGCGCCCTGCTGGAGCTGGAGCCCGACATCACCGTGGTCGCCGAGGTCGGTCGGGGCGACCTCGTGCTCGACGCCGCCCGGCAGCACACCCCGGACGTGGCGCTGCTGGACATCGAGATGCCCGGCAAGGACGGCATCGAGGCCGCCCGCGACCTGGCCGCCGAGCTGCCCTCGGTCAAGGCGGTCGTGCTCACCACGTTCGGCCGGCCGGGCTTCCTGCGCCGGGCGATGGAGGTCGGTGCCCAGGGCTTCCTGGTCAAGGACTCACCCGTCGCCGAGCTGGCCGCCGCCATCCGGTCGGTGGTGGCGGGGGAGCGGGTGATCGACCGGGACCTCGCCGCCGCCGCGCTCGCCCTGGGCGCCACGCCGCTCTCGGCCCGGGAGGCCGACGTCCTGCGCGCCGCCGCCGACGGCGCCACGGTCGCCGACATCGCCGGCCGGCTGTTCCTGTCCGAGGGCACGGTGCGCAACTACCTGAGCAACGCGATCGGCAAGACCGGCGCCCGTACGCGCGTCGAGGCCGCGCGCGTCGCCGCGGACAAGGGCTGGCTCTGACCCGCGTGCGTTGCCAGGCCGCTCTCGGCCCTCGGAGAACGGCCTGGGACAGCACGGACGTCGTGGGGGCGCAAGGGGCGCCGGTGGTCTGTGGACGGGGTCGCCTGGTGGGGACGACGCGGTACGCGTGCCGCCCGGAGCCGCGAACGTCGCCGGCATGCCTCGAGTCCCCCGCGTCGTCCCCGAGCTGGGGTCGGTCCCCTTCCGGGGGACCGCCGCCACCGCCGCCGGCCTGCTGACCCGGCACGAACTGGCGGGACCGGGCTGGGTGCGGCTCTTCCGGGACGTCTACGTGGCGGCCGGCACGCCGGTCGACCTGCCGGTCCGCGCCCGGGCCGCCCTCGTGCTCCTGCCCGGAGCGGTCGTCAGCGGCCGCACCGCTGCCCGGGTCTGCGGGGTGGACCTCGGACCGGACACCGGTGAGCCCGTCGAGGTGACCGTGCCGCGCGGTCGCGGGGGGGTGCGCTCCGGTCGGGGTACGCGTGCGCCGGCGCGACCTGCCCCGCCGAGCCGTCAGCTGGTGGAACGGGATCCGGGTCACTGCTCCATCGACGACGGCCTGCGACCTCGCCGGGGAGCTCCCGCATGCCGCCGCCGTCGAGGTGCTCGACCAGTTCGTCGCGGCCGGTCTCACCGGCCTCCGGGCGATCCGTGCCGAGTCGGCTGAGCGGACGGGCCGGGGATCCGCTCGCGTGCGGGCAGCTGCCGACGCCGCCGACGGGCTGGCCGCGTCGCCACCGGAGACCAGAGTGCGGTTGTTGCTGCTGGCCAGTGGGCTGCCGGCGCCGACCGCCCAGCACGAGGTGTTCGACCAGCGGGGCCGCTTCGTCGCGCGGGTCGACTTCGGCTGGCCCGGGCTCCGGTTTGCCGTCGAGTACGACGGCGCCGGACACGTGCACCGGCTGGCCCGGGACCGTCGACGGCTCAACGCCCTGCAAGCCGCAGGGTGGCGGGTCTTCTTCGTCACCGCCACCGACCTGCACGACCCGCAGCGGCTGCTGCTCCGCATCGCCGCGGCGATGGCGCAGGCCGCAGCGGTGTGACGAGTGCTGCCGGGCGCGGCCTTCGCGCCGCGGAGACCGGCCTGCGGACGCACTCGCGCCCGGGCCTACTGGGGTGCGGGGGCGCCCGGCATGAGGCTGTCCAGGTCGAGGACACGGACGTGGATCACGTTGCGCTGCTGCAGGGCCGCGCGCAGGGCGCGGTGCAGGCCGTCCTCCAGGAACAGCTCGCGGTGCCACTGGACGGCGTGCGGGAACAGGTCCCCGTAGAACGTCGAGTCGTCGGCCAGCAGGGCGTCGAGCTCGAGGGTCCGCTTGGTCGTGACCAGGGTGTCCAGCCGGATCTGCCGGGGCGGGATCATCGCCCAGTCCCGGGTGGAGAAGCCGTGGTCGGGGTAGGGACGTCCGTCGCGCACCGCCTTGAAGATCAGTGCCCGACTCCTCCCGACGCGGCTCCGTGACCCGGAGCACTCGACCGCCGACCACCTTAGTGCGCCCGGTCCGGCACTCCCGGGAGCGCCTCGGGTGCACCGGCGGTGTCGTCGCCCGGTCGTATGCTGAGCGCTGGCACTCAGCGTCGGGGAGTGCCAGTCCGGCAGCGAGGGAGGGGTTCGACGTGGCGCACGACGAACGCCGCCTGCAGGTGCTGCGGGCGATCGTCCAGGACTACGTGTCGACCAACGACCCGGTCGGCTCCAAGGCCCTGGCGGCCCGGTACGACCTGGGGGTCTCCCCGGCCACGATCCGCAACGACATGGCCGTGCTGGAGGAGGAGGGGTACATCACCCAGCCGCACACCAGCGCCGGCCGGGTGCCCACCGACAAGGGCTACCGGTTCTTCGTCGACCGGCTCTCGGCGGTCAAGCCGCTGTCGGCGGCGGAGAAGCGCGCGGTCGAGCGGTTCCTGGACGGCGCGCTGGACCTCGACGACGTGCTGGGCCGCACGGTCCGGCTGCTGGCCCAGCTCACCCGGAACGTCGCGGTGATCCAGTACCCGACGCTGGCCCGCTCCGCCGTCCGGCACCTGGAGGTCGTGCAGCTGGCCAGCACCCGGCTGCTGGTGGTGCTCATCACCGACACCGGCCGGGTGGAGCAGCGCTCCATCGAGGTCCCGCCGGTGCTCGACGCCCCGGCCGGGTCCGACCCGGTCGCCGAGCTGCGCACCCTGCTCAACGGGGCCTTCGTCGGCGCCAAGCTCGCCGAGGCCTCGCTGAAGGTGGCCGACCTGCTCGACACCGCCCCGCCGCACCTGCGCGGGCTGGTGGCGGCGGTCAGTGCCACCCTGGTGGAGACCCTCGTCGAGCCGGGCGAGGACCGGCTGCTCGTCGGGGGCACGGCGAACCTCGCCCGCGGGGGCGCGCTGGACTTCCCGGGCAGCCTGCGTCCGCTGCTCGAGGCGCTGGAGGAGCAGGTCGTCGTCCTCCGGTTGATGGGCGAGGTCGCGCCGAGCACCGTGCTGGTGAGCATCGGCGAGGAGAACGAGCACGAGGGGCTGACGGGCGCGTCCGTGGTCTCGGTGGGTTACGGGTCGGTCGGTGGCACCGGCGACCTGGCGCTCGGCGGGCTGGGGATCGTCGGGCCCACCCGGATGGACTACCCGGGGAACATGGCCGCGGTACGAGCCGTGGCCCGCTACGTCGGCCAACTGCTGGCCGAGAGCTGAGGACTGAGAAGAAGCATGGCAACGGACTACTACGGCGTGCTGGACCTCTCCGCGGGGGCCAGCGACGCGGACATCAAGCGCGCGTACCGCCGCAAGGCCCGCGACCTGCACCCCGACGTCAACCCCAGCCCCGGGGCCAAGGAGGAGTTCCAGCAGGTCAGCCGGGCCTACGAGGCGCTCACCGACCCGGAGAAGCGGCGCATCGTCGACCTCGGCGGTGACCCCTTCGAGACCGGTGGCGGCGGCGGGGGCAACCCGTTCGGCGGCGGGGCCGGCTTCGGCGGTCTCGGCGACATCATGGACGCCTTCTTCGGGGGTGGTGGCGCCACCCGCGGGCCGCGCAGCCGCACCCGGGCCGGCGGCGACGCGCTCATCCGGGTCGACCTCGACCTCGACGAGACCGTCTTCGGCACCACCACCGACATCACCGTGGACACCGCGGTGCTGTGCACCACCTGCACCGGGGCCGGCACCGCGCCGGGCACCCACCCGCGCACCTGCGACACCTGCGCCGGGCGCGGTGAGGTGCAGAGCGTGCAGCGCTCCTTCCTCGGCCAGGTCGTGGCCTCTCGGCCCTGCCCCACCTGCGCCGGCACCGGCCAGGTCATCCCCGAGCCCTGCCCCCAGTGCGCCGGCGACGGCCGGGTCCGGGCCCGTCGCACCATCCCGGTGAAGATCCCCGCCGGGGTCGAGGACGGCATGCGGATCCGGCTCTCCGGGCACGGCGAGGTCGGCCCCGGTGGCGGTCCTGCCGGCGACCTCTACGTCGAGGTGCACGAGCGCCCGCACGACGTCTTCACCCGGGACGGCGAGGACCTGCACTGCCGGGTCACCCTGCCGATGACCGCGGCCGCCCTGGGCACCACCCTGACGCTGAAGACGTTGGACGGCGACGAGCCGCTGACCGTCAAGTCCGGCACCCAGTCGGGCTCGGTGCTCACGCTGCGCGCGCACGGCGCCCCCCGGCTGCGTGCCACCGGCCGCGGCAACCTGATGGTGCACATCGACGTGCAGACGCCGACCCGGCTCGACGACGAGCAGGAGGAGCTCCTCCGCAAGCTCGCCGCCGTCCGCGGGGAGGACCACCCCGAGGCCAGCCGCGCCCAGCACAACGGGCTGTTCTCCCGGGTGCGCGACGCGTTCAACGGTCGCTGAGCATGAGCGAGGTCGTCACCGACACCGCCGTACCGCCGCTGGACGGCACCCCGCTGTTCCTGCTCGACGCCCTGCCCGAGACGCCCGAGGTGCTGGTCGACGGCGGCGAGGGCCGGCACGCCGTCGAGGTGCTCCGGCTGGTCGCCGGTGAGCGGGTCCGGGTCGGGGACGGCGAGGGCACCCTGGTCGAGGGCGTCGTGGTCGCAGCCGGGCCGGCCGGTCTGCGGGTCGAGGTCACCGCCCGCCACGAGGTGCCCGCACCGCAGCCGGAGCTGGTGCTGGTGCAGGCGCTGCCCAAGGGCGACCGCGGCCCGCTGGCCGTGGAGCTGGCCACCGAGCTGGGGGTCGACCGGATCGTGCCGTGGTCGGCGTCCCGGTGTGTGACGAAGTGGCGGGAGGACCGGGTCGACAAGGGCCTGGCCAAGTGGCGCTCGGCGGCCCGGATGGCCAGCAAGCAGGCCCGCCGTCCGCGGGTGCCGGTGGTCACCGACCCGATGACCACCCGCCAGGTCTGCGGCCTGCTCGGTGACGTCGACCTGTCGCTGGTGCTGCACGAGCAGGCCACCCGGCGGTTCTCCGCCATCGACGTCCCCAGCACCGGGGCGGTCGCGGTGATCGTGGGCCCCGAGGGGGGCATCTCCGACGGCGAGGCGGTGGCCTTCCGGGCCTCCGGCGCGGTGGTCGTCCGGCTCGGGGACGAGGTGCTGCGCACCTCGACCGCCGGGGCCGCCGCGCTGGCCGCGCTGGCAGCCCGCACCCGCTGGAGCTAGCGGACCGCCCTTCGGGTACGCGCGCTTCGGGTGCTCATCGCCGGGACTCGGAGGTCAACCACCCTCGCAGATGGGCGTTCCGTCGGGGAGGACGTCACACGAGATGACCGGGTAGTCGGGCTCGGTGGCCTCCGGCTCGTACTCGGTCTCGTTGACGTCGGCCACGCCGTTGTCGTTCAGGTCGGAGCCTGGGCCGAAGCACTCCTCGATGGAAGCTGTGCCCTGAGCACAGGCGCTCTCCAGGCCGTCGGTGACGTACCCGTCGTCGAAGTCACCCTCGTCGTCGGACGAAGACGCGGCGGCCTCTTCGGCCGCAGCCTGCTCTTCAGCCTCGGCTCGGGCGGCTGCTTCGTCGGCCAGGCGCTGGCTCTCGGCGGCCGCAGCGTCGGCGGCAGCCTGAACCGCAGCCG
This sequence is a window from Geodermatophilaceae bacterium NBWT11. Protein-coding genes within it:
- a CDS encoding response regulator transcription factor, whose amino-acid sequence is MIRVLLAEDQQLVRGALRALLELEPDITVVAEVGRGDLVLDAARQHTPDVALLDIEMPGKDGIEAARDLAAELPSVKAVVLTTFGRPGFLRRAMEVGAQGFLVKDSPVAELAAAIRSVVAGERVIDRDLAAAALALGATPLSAREADVLRAAADGATVADIAGRLFLSEGTVRNYLSNAIGKTGARTRVEAARVAADKGWL
- the dnaJ gene encoding molecular chaperone DnaJ, whose protein sequence is MATDYYGVLDLSAGASDADIKRAYRRKARDLHPDVNPSPGAKEEFQQVSRAYEALTDPEKRRIVDLGGDPFETGGGGGGNPFGGGAGFGGLGDIMDAFFGGGGATRGPRSRTRAGGDALIRVDLDLDETVFGTTTDITVDTAVLCTTCTGAGTAPGTHPRTCDTCAGRGEVQSVQRSFLGQVVASRPCPTCAGTGQVIPEPCPQCAGDGRVRARRTIPVKIPAGVEDGMRIRLSGHGEVGPGGGPAGDLYVEVHERPHDVFTRDGEDLHCRVTLPMTAAALGTTLTLKTLDGDEPLTVKSGTQSGSVLTLRAHGAPRLRATGRGNLMVHIDVQTPTRLDDEQEELLRKLAAVRGEDHPEASRAQHNGLFSRVRDAFNGR
- a CDS encoding 16S rRNA (uracil(1498)-N(3))-methyltransferase gives rise to the protein MSEVVTDTAVPPLDGTPLFLLDALPETPEVLVDGGEGRHAVEVLRLVAGERVRVGDGEGTLVEGVVVAAGPAGLRVEVTARHEVPAPQPELVLVQALPKGDRGPLAVELATELGVDRIVPWSASRCVTKWREDRVDKGLAKWRSAARMASKQARRPRVPVVTDPMTTRQVCGLLGDVDLSLVLHEQATRRFSAIDVPSTGAVAVIVGPEGGISDGEAVAFRASGAVVVRLGDEVLRTSTAGAAALAALAARTRWS
- a CDS encoding type II toxin-antitoxin system VapB family antitoxin, whose amino-acid sequence is MIFKAVRDGRPYPDHGFSTRDWAMIPPRQIRLDTLVTTKRTLELDALLADDSTFYGDLFPHAVQWHRELFLEDGLHRALRAALQQRNVIHVRVLDLDSLMPGAPAPQ
- a CDS encoding sensor histidine kinase: MEPLEDVRPPLWRRLAWSVPWLVFQVFPVLDLVGTPRPLAARLVIAVALIAFTGAYLSVLGRFARPTGVRPDFVVVVVLALALSAGLGTSYAGLWIYVSAAAAASLPHRLVWPVTGAATLASLVVIVSWQDWTSLFLPVLCPLTAATLWGTRHLIVVNAELREAREELARNAVAEERLRFARDLHDLLGHSLSLIALKSELARRLAGADPVRAAAEMADVETAARRALAEVRDAVSGYRQVNCAQALAEARAALSGAGISFRGPERVPVLPGPVDATLGWVVREATTNVLRHSGARRVVVTLTEDGVSATLTVTDDGRGPAEDTAPGSGLLGLRERTTAVDGTLVGGAADGGGYRLAATVPLVPAQVTA
- a CDS encoding ABC transporter permease; this encodes MTDLFLFQLRRVTRSWQYLFFTVLLPALFTVFFTKVFGGQAVSAAEYQDYARDYMVSMMCYGGLGAALGATIRLSFDRASGWLRQLRVLPIPGRTVVAVDVAVGMVLVLPSLVVVALVGRFVNDVQLGLGTWLGLLGVLWLGSAAFVALGMLLGLALEEKAAGAAIGILSVVLAALGGLWIPVWLFPAGLELVAHATPSYWYGELGRDVVVGGQPLLAAVVLAGFTALFAVAALAVASRRPLHAVAG
- the hrcA gene encoding heat-inducible transcriptional repressor HrcA encodes the protein MAHDERRLQVLRAIVQDYVSTNDPVGSKALAARYDLGVSPATIRNDMAVLEEEGYITQPHTSAGRVPTDKGYRFFVDRLSAVKPLSAAEKRAVERFLDGALDLDDVLGRTVRLLAQLTRNVAVIQYPTLARSAVRHLEVVQLASTRLLVVLITDTGRVEQRSIEVPPVLDAPAGSDPVAELRTLLNGAFVGAKLAEASLKVADLLDTAPPHLRGLVAAVSATLVETLVEPGEDRLLVGGTANLARGGALDFPGSLRPLLEALEEQVVVLRLMGEVAPSTVLVSIGEENEHEGLTGASVVSVGYGSVGGTGDLALGGLGIVGPTRMDYPGNMAAVRAVARYVGQLLAES
- a CDS encoding ABC transporter ATP-binding protein translates to MPETPALEIRGLTVTYGATTAVHALDLQIPRGETVALLGPNGAGKSSAVNAALGLFRPTAGTVQLLGRDPQDAVRTGSVGAMLQHGGLPSEARVGEVLRLVAGRYADPWPLADLVATTGIDGLLDRRTEALSGGQRQRVLLALALAGTPPLLVLDEPTSAMDVEGRRAFWTTMRSLAERGHTVVFATHHLDEADAVADRVVVVDGGRIVADGTSAQVKSGIAGRTVRFSCPDRAGLDRLPGVTAVGGSGGVVELATTDAEATLRALLATRDRLPDLEVRGASLEQAFLTLTGGTR